In Ochrobactrum vermis, the following proteins share a genomic window:
- a CDS encoding DUF2793 domain-containing protein, with protein MDQTPNLKLPYILPSEAQKHVTHNEALRLLDAVVHLSVKSRTQTEAPETPGSGYRYIVAAPATGTWVGKEGAIASFIDGGWLFATPGIGWQAYVENEAQLLVFDGTLWKGASSVPESLSLSMLGVHATADAVNRFVVSSDASLFNNAGAGHQVKLNKQMVTDTASLLYQTNWTGFAEMGLNGSNDFSVKVSSDTGQWREAIRVDHATGNVAVGSIWPQTRLHVDGPIRPASYAVASLPSAGSHGAGAMVFLTSAPSGAEMLYSDGTNWRSIRSGAIIA; from the coding sequence ATGGACCAAACCCCAAATCTGAAATTGCCCTATATCCTGCCCAGTGAGGCTCAGAAGCATGTCACTCACAATGAGGCATTGCGGCTGCTTGATGCTGTTGTGCATCTGAGCGTCAAATCACGGACCCAAACCGAAGCGCCCGAAACTCCTGGCAGCGGGTATCGTTATATTGTGGCTGCACCGGCTACGGGAACGTGGGTCGGAAAAGAGGGCGCGATTGCCTCTTTCATCGATGGTGGTTGGCTGTTTGCGACGCCCGGGATCGGCTGGCAGGCCTATGTTGAAAACGAAGCACAATTGCTTGTTTTCGATGGCACACTTTGGAAGGGCGCATCATCAGTGCCAGAAAGCCTGTCATTGTCCATGTTGGGTGTGCATGCGACTGCCGATGCGGTCAACCGGTTCGTTGTTTCGTCGGATGCCAGCCTGTTCAACAATGCCGGTGCAGGACATCAGGTGAAGTTGAACAAGCAGATGGTTACGGATACGGCAAGCCTCCTGTATCAGACGAACTGGACCGGCTTTGCTGAAATGGGGCTGAATGGCAGCAATGACTTCAGCGTCAAGGTGAGTAGTGACACGGGACAATGGCGAGAGGCGATCAGGGTCGATCACGCGACCGGCAATGTTGCAGTGGGTTCGATCTGGCCACAGACCCGGCTTCACGTCGACGGCCCAATCCGTCCCGCGTCCTATGCCGTTGCGTCGCTACCTTCTGCCGGAAGCCATGGTGCGGGTGCAATGGTTTTCCTCACCAGTGCTCCGTCCGGTGCGGAGATGCTCTATTCGGATGGCACGAACTGGCGAAGCATTCGCAGCGGCGCCATAATTGCCTAA